The following proteins come from a genomic window of Synechococcus sp. BIOS-E4-1:
- the infC gene encoding translation initiation factor IF-3: MPPRPRFDRRAPVRELPNINDRINYPQLRVVDADGTQLGVIDREEALSVAKERELDLVLVSEKADPPVCRIMDYGKYKFEQEKKAKEAKKKSHQTEVKEVKMRYKIDQHDYDVRIGQAQRFLKAGDKVKCTVIFRGREIQHTALAEVLLRRMAKDLEEPAEIQQPPKREGRNMIMFLTPRKTPLAKQDEKEEAANKAVRTITAPPRTAAARQISKPGTNG; this comes from the coding sequence ATGCCACCACGTCCCCGTTTTGACCGCCGTGCTCCTGTCAGGGAGCTCCCCAACATCAACGATCGCATCAACTACCCACAGCTGCGTGTGGTGGATGCAGACGGCACTCAACTTGGAGTGATTGATCGGGAAGAAGCTCTATCAGTGGCCAAAGAACGGGAACTGGATCTTGTTCTGGTCAGCGAAAAAGCTGATCCGCCGGTTTGCCGGATCATGGATTACGGCAAGTACAAATTCGAACAGGAGAAAAAGGCCAAGGAAGCCAAGAAAAAATCGCATCAGACCGAAGTTAAAGAAGTCAAGATGCGATACAAAATCGATCAGCACGATTACGACGTGCGGATCGGCCAGGCTCAGCGTTTTCTCAAGGCCGGCGACAAGGTGAAATGCACTGTGATCTTTCGCGGCCGCGAGATCCAACACACCGCCCTTGCTGAGGTTCTGCTCAGGCGGATGGCCAAGGATCTTGAGGAGCCAGCCGAGATCCAGCAGCCTCCCAAACGCGAGGGTCGCAACATGATCATGTTCCTCACGCCGCGCAAGACGCCTCTAGCCAAGCAAGACGAAAAGGAAGAAGCGGCTAACAAAGCGGTACGCACGATCACTGCACCGCCGCGCACGGCGGCAGCGCGGCAGATCAGCAAACCAGGAACGAACGGTTGA
- the miaA gene encoding tRNA (adenosine(37)-N6)-dimethylallyltransferase MiaA codes for MSEHSPPAAPGSAQLPPLVVVLLGPTASGKTALALELAERFELEIVNVDSRQLYKDMTVGTAKPTTEQRARVPHHLLDLRRPDQPITLREFQDEALTAVNRNLEQRAAALLVGGSGLYLKALTAGLKPPSVSPQPALRQQLAQLGQETCHQLMMDADPEAGRRIAAADAVRTQRALEVLYATGRTMSSQTSASPPPWRVLELGLNPANLRQRISQRTEQLYALGLIEETQQLKERYGADLPLLQTIGYGEALQVLEGQLDRTGAIAQTTKRTQQFAKRQRTWFRRQHQPHWLSDTDPFKEASQLIEAGLG; via the coding sequence ATGTCTGAACACAGCCCACCGGCAGCGCCAGGATCAGCGCAGCTTCCACCACTGGTGGTGGTGCTGCTGGGACCCACCGCCAGTGGCAAAACGGCTCTGGCCCTCGAGCTGGCGGAACGCTTTGAGCTGGAGATTGTGAATGTTGATTCACGGCAGCTCTACAAAGACATGACGGTGGGCACGGCCAAGCCGACCACAGAGCAGAGAGCACGGGTACCCCATCACCTGCTGGACCTGCGCCGACCTGATCAGCCAATCACCCTGCGCGAGTTTCAGGACGAGGCCCTGACAGCGGTGAACCGCAACCTGGAACAACGGGCTGCGGCTTTGCTGGTGGGTGGAAGCGGCCTTTATCTCAAAGCACTCACCGCTGGGCTGAAGCCACCCTCGGTTTCACCTCAGCCGGCACTGCGTCAGCAACTTGCTCAGCTAGGCCAGGAAACCTGTCATCAACTGATGATGGACGCAGACCCTGAGGCAGGTCGCCGAATCGCCGCGGCGGATGCAGTCCGCACCCAACGCGCCCTGGAGGTGCTGTATGCCACGGGCAGGACGATGAGCTCGCAGACCAGTGCCAGCCCACCTCCCTGGCGTGTGCTCGAACTCGGCCTCAATCCAGCCAATCTGCGCCAGCGCATCAGCCAGCGCACCGAACAGCTCTACGCACTGGGGTTGATTGAAGAAACCCAGCAACTGAAAGAGCGCTACGGAGCTGACCTGCCGTTGCTGCAAACCATCGGCTATGGCGAAGCACTGCAGGTGCTGGAAGGGCAGCTCGATCGAACTGGCGCCATCGCACAAACCACCAAGCGCACGCAACAGTTCGCCAAGCGCCAGCGCACCTGGTTCAGACGTCAACACCAGCCTCACTGGCTCAGTGATACCGATCCGTTCAAGGAAGCCAGTCAGCTGATCGAAGCCGGTCTAGGGTGA
- the gyrB gene encoding DNA topoisomerase (ATP-hydrolyzing) subunit B translates to MSEAEKVENAYGAEQIQVLEGLEPVRKRPGMFVGSTGTRGLHHLVYEVVDNSVDEALAGHCNEILVVINEDGSVSTTDNGRGIPTDVHPRTGKSALETVLTVLHAGGKFGTGGYKVSGGLHGVGVSVVNALSEWLEVTVRRQGSVHRQRFERGAPIGSLESEDQPASEKGLTGTSVRFKPDIEIFTGGIEFDYATLSARLRELAYLNGGVKIVFRDERESARDAEGQPHEEIYFYEGGIKEYVAYMNAEKDALHPEIIYVNAEKDGVSIEAALQWCVDAYSDSILGFANNIRTVDGGTHIEGLKTVLTRTLNTFARKRGKRKEADSNLAGENIREGLTAVLSVKVPEPEFEGQTKTKLGNTEVRGIVDNLVGEALSQYLEFNPGVIDMILEKAIQAFNAAEAARRARELVRRKSVLESSTLPGKLADCSSRDPAESEIYIVEGDSAGGSAKQGRDRRFQAILPLRGKILNIEKTDDAKIYKNTEIQALITALGLGIKGEDFDAKNLRYHRVVIMTDADVDGAHIRTLILTFFYRYQKELVEGGYIYIACPPLYKVERGKKHSYCYNEQQLQKTLDGFGEKANYNIQRFKGLGEMMPQQLWETTMDPSTRTMKRVEVQDALEADRIFTILMGDKVAPRREFIETHSAELDMSALDI, encoded by the coding sequence ATGAGCGAAGCCGAGAAGGTAGAGAACGCCTATGGCGCTGAACAGATTCAGGTGCTGGAAGGTCTTGAACCCGTTCGCAAGCGCCCGGGCATGTTCGTCGGCTCAACGGGGACCAGGGGCCTTCATCACCTGGTTTATGAGGTGGTTGACAATTCAGTTGACGAGGCTTTGGCAGGCCATTGCAATGAAATTCTGGTTGTAATAAACGAAGATGGCTCAGTATCTACCACTGACAACGGACGAGGTATTCCCACAGATGTTCACCCCCGCACCGGCAAGAGCGCTTTAGAAACAGTTCTCACGGTGTTGCATGCTGGCGGAAAGTTCGGAACAGGTGGATACAAGGTTTCAGGAGGTTTGCATGGTGTTGGCGTGTCGGTGGTCAACGCCCTGAGCGAATGGCTGGAGGTCACTGTTCGCCGTCAGGGCAGTGTGCATCGTCAGCGCTTTGAGCGTGGCGCTCCCATCGGCAGTCTTGAGTCTGAAGATCAGCCCGCCTCTGAGAAGGGACTGACCGGTACCAGTGTGCGCTTCAAGCCCGACATTGAAATTTTCACTGGTGGTATCGAGTTCGATTACGCAACACTCTCGGCTCGTCTGCGTGAACTCGCCTATCTCAACGGAGGAGTGAAAATTGTCTTCCGCGATGAGCGAGAGTCTGCTCGCGATGCCGAAGGCCAACCTCACGAAGAAATTTATTTCTATGAGGGCGGCATCAAAGAATACGTTGCTTATATGAATGCTGAAAAAGATGCATTGCATCCCGAAATTATTTATGTGAATGCCGAAAAGGATGGTGTTTCGATTGAAGCAGCATTGCAGTGGTGCGTTGACGCTTATTCCGACAGCATTCTTGGATTCGCCAACAATATCCGTACTGTGGATGGTGGCACCCACATCGAAGGTCTGAAGACTGTTCTGACTCGAACACTTAATACGTTTGCGCGTAAGCGAGGTAAACGTAAAGAGGCAGATAGCAATCTTGCCGGCGAGAATATTCGTGAGGGTTTAACAGCAGTGTTGTCGGTCAAGGTGCCCGAGCCTGAATTTGAAGGACAGACCAAAACCAAGCTGGGCAATACGGAAGTTCGCGGCATTGTTGACAATCTCGTCGGTGAGGCACTGAGTCAGTACCTGGAATTCAATCCGGGGGTGATCGATATGATCCTCGAGAAGGCGATCCAGGCCTTCAATGCAGCGGAAGCTGCTCGACGCGCTCGCGAACTGGTGCGGCGTAAAAGCGTCTTAGAAAGTTCAACCTTGCCTGGCAAGCTTGCCGACTGCAGTTCCCGCGATCCTGCTGAATCCGAGATCTATATCGTTGAGGGAGATTCTGCTGGTGGTTCCGCCAAGCAGGGTCGTGATCGTCGTTTCCAGGCAATCCTGCCCTTGAGAGGCAAGATCCTCAATATCGAGAAGACTGATGACGCCAAGATTTATAAAAACACTGAAATTCAGGCCTTGATTACTGCCCTGGGTCTGGGCATTAAAGGTGAAGATTTTGATGCCAAAAATCTGCGTTATCACCGGGTTGTGATCATGACAGACGCTGATGTTGACGGCGCCCATATCCGCACCCTGATCTTGACTTTCTTCTATCGATACCAGAAGGAGTTAGTGGAAGGTGGATATATTTATATTGCCTGCCCTCCCTTGTACAAAGTTGAGCGCGGCAAAAAACATTCTTATTGCTACAACGAGCAGCAATTGCAAAAAACGTTGGATGGTTTTGGCGAAAAAGCCAATTACAACATCCAACGATTTAAGGGTCTTGGCGAAATGATGCCTCAGCAGCTTTGGGAAACCACGATGGATCCTTCTACGCGCACGATGAAGCGCGTGGAAGTTCAAGATGCCTTGGAAGCAGATCGCATCTTCACAATTTTGATGGGCGACAAAGTGGCGCCCAGGCGTGAATTCATCGAAACCCACAGTGCTGAGCTCGATATGTCAGCACTCGACATCTGA
- a CDS encoding SH3 domain-containing protein: MNHSTTVVLRWSWLLVVSLFGPVALPAGGAERRLPQVRRQQGSGPLLSGSDCVLHSSPLVAAPALRRLEIGTPLQLLRRWRSEDGSDWIQVKVTSGPVPSDSLEQQRGWIHH, from the coding sequence ATGAATCACTCCACAACGGTGGTGCTGCGTTGGAGCTGGTTGCTTGTCGTTTCGTTGTTTGGTCCTGTCGCTTTGCCGGCAGGTGGAGCGGAGCGACGCTTACCCCAGGTTCGACGCCAGCAGGGCAGTGGCCCTCTGCTCAGTGGCAGTGATTGTGTGCTCCATTCCAGTCCGCTGGTAGCAGCTCCTGCTTTGCGGCGACTTGAGATCGGGACCCCGTTGCAATTGTTGCGTCGTTGGCGCAGTGAGGATGGCAGTGATTGGATCCAGGTGAAGGTCACCTCTGGACCTGTGCCCAGTGATTCTCTAGAGCAGCAGCGAGGTTGGATTCATCACTGA
- a CDS encoding CrcB family protein, producing MVGLGAIPGAWLRLRVVNHFEPLVPRKHWGTFVVNLVAAFALGLVLGLERAGRCDSSAGSTALILLVGTGFFGSLSTFSTFAVEVLATLREHRWGEAVLLTAGSVIAGLLVAAAGFSLGLVDA from the coding sequence ATGGTTGGGCTGGGTGCCATTCCTGGAGCCTGGTTGCGCCTGAGGGTGGTCAACCACTTTGAACCGTTGGTTCCGCGCAAACACTGGGGAACTTTTGTGGTAAATCTCGTGGCTGCGTTCGCCCTGGGTCTAGTGCTCGGTTTAGAGCGTGCGGGTCGTTGCGACAGTTCCGCAGGTTCCACTGCGCTGATCTTGCTGGTTGGAACGGGTTTTTTTGGCAGTTTGAGCACCTTTTCCACTTTTGCGGTGGAGGTTCTTGCCACCTTGCGTGAACATCGCTGGGGCGAAGCTGTGCTGCTCACCGCTGGCTCGGTGATTGCTGGTCTGTTAGTGGCTGCTGCAGGTTTCAGTTTGGGACTCGTCGATGCCTGA
- a CDS encoding CrcB family protein, producing the protein MPEQSPSLRTELQELMLVAVGAVPGALLRWQFEVLLQDRDVLVNVVGSLILGLLLGLPYRPRVQLLVGIGFCGSLTTFSSWMVSSVDLIYSGQTLAAFGLIGMTLGLGLGGAALGLWIGRRVYALAIKPSAPPR; encoded by the coding sequence ATGCCTGAACAGTCACCTTCTCTGCGTACGGAGCTGCAGGAGCTGATGTTGGTTGCGGTCGGTGCAGTCCCAGGGGCGTTGCTGCGCTGGCAGTTTGAAGTGCTTTTGCAAGACCGAGATGTGCTGGTCAACGTGGTCGGTTCTCTGATCTTGGGCCTGTTGCTGGGCTTGCCGTATCGGCCCAGGGTTCAGCTGCTGGTTGGGATTGGTTTCTGCGGTTCGTTGACCACCTTCAGCAGCTGGATGGTGAGCAGCGTGGATCTGATTTATTCGGGTCAGACGCTTGCGGCCTTTGGGCTGATTGGCATGACCCTGGGGCTGGGCCTTGGTGGCGCAGCCCTTGGTTTGTGGATCGGCCGCAGGGTCTATGCGCTGGCGATCAAGCCTTCAGCGCCGCCTCGATAG
- a CDS encoding glutathione peroxidase gives MAPSISSVSVRTPDGSEKSLGAYAGKVLLIVNVASRCGFTKQYAGLQALQDKYGTEGLCVLGFPCNDFGAQEPGSLDEIKSFCSTTYGASFELFDKVHATGSTTEPYTTLNQSEPAGDVAWNFEKFLVGKDGTVLNRYKSGIAPEDAELSSAIEAALKA, from the coding sequence ATGGCTCCCAGCATCAGCAGCGTTTCCGTGCGCACCCCAGACGGCAGCGAAAAATCACTTGGCGCCTACGCGGGCAAGGTGCTGCTGATCGTGAACGTGGCCAGCCGCTGCGGCTTCACCAAGCAATATGCCGGTCTCCAGGCCCTGCAAGACAAGTACGGCACAGAGGGCCTTTGCGTTCTGGGATTTCCCTGCAACGACTTCGGAGCCCAGGAGCCCGGCAGCCTGGATGAAATCAAGAGCTTCTGCTCAACCACCTACGGCGCCAGCTTCGAATTGTTCGACAAGGTGCATGCCACAGGCAGCACCACGGAGCCTTACACCACACTCAATCAGTCAGAACCTGCGGGAGATGTGGCCTGGAATTTCGAAAAATTCCTTGTCGGCAAGGACGGTACCGTTCTCAATCGATACAAGAGCGGCATTGCTCCAGAAGATGCTGAACTCAGTAGCGCTATCGAGGCGGCGCTGAAGGCTTGA
- the mgtE gene encoding magnesium transporter, whose product MDQAPDSSESLALSDVPSHQKVVEVVARQLESMLSVGNYDGVKILLAPVQPVDVAEAIGSLPRTMQALAFRLLGKDEAIEVYEYLEPPIQQSLLERLRSGEVLELVEEMSPDDRVRLFDELPAKVVRRLLTELSPVERRVTAQLLGYASETAGRLMTTEYIDLKEFQSAAQALTIVRRRARETETIYSLYVTDGQRHLTGILSLRDLVTADPEDRIGDVMTRDVVSVNTDTDQEEVARAIQRYDFLAVPVVDRERRLVGIVTVDDVIDVIEQEATRDLYAAGAVEAGDEDDYFQSNLFTVARRRVVWLSVLVVASFVTSEVIALNEEVLKQVVLLAAFIPLLAGTGGNVGAQSSTVVIRGLSTQSITSLGQFRAVAREATAGLLLGLLMMLLVVPFAWWRGQSPLVGLSVGTSLLAITTLAATAGAAFPLLFNRLGWDPALMSTPFITTCTDVVGTLIYLKTAAWLLLNMPQLLTTTGISTQLLVAAHF is encoded by the coding sequence ATGGATCAGGCACCGGATTCCAGTGAAAGCCTCGCTTTGAGCGATGTTCCTTCCCATCAGAAGGTCGTGGAAGTGGTCGCTCGCCAGTTGGAGTCAATGCTGAGTGTGGGCAATTACGACGGAGTCAAGATTCTTCTGGCACCAGTCCAGCCCGTGGATGTGGCTGAGGCGATTGGCAGCCTGCCCCGCACGATGCAGGCCCTGGCGTTTCGTTTGCTCGGCAAAGATGAGGCGATCGAGGTTTATGAGTATCTAGAGCCGCCCATCCAGCAGAGCTTGCTGGAGCGCTTGCGTTCCGGTGAGGTGCTGGAGCTGGTGGAGGAGATGTCTCCCGATGATCGGGTACGGCTGTTTGATGAACTGCCTGCCAAGGTGGTGCGTCGACTGTTGACGGAGCTCAGTCCGGTGGAGCGCCGTGTGACTGCTCAGCTGCTGGGTTACGCCAGCGAAACGGCTGGTCGTCTGATGACAACCGAATACATCGATTTAAAGGAGTTTCAAAGCGCGGCCCAGGCACTCACGATCGTGAGACGCCGCGCCCGCGAGACGGAAACGATCTACAGCCTTTATGTCACGGATGGGCAGCGCCATCTCACTGGGATCCTGTCGCTGCGGGACCTCGTCACAGCAGACCCCGAGGACCGGATTGGCGATGTCATGACCAGGGATGTCGTGAGCGTGAACACCGATACCGATCAGGAGGAAGTTGCCCGTGCTATTCAGCGTTACGACTTTCTGGCTGTGCCGGTCGTGGACCGGGAGCGCCGTCTGGTGGGCATCGTCACCGTGGATGACGTGATCGATGTGATCGAGCAGGAGGCCACCCGCGATCTTTACGCCGCAGGTGCAGTGGAGGCCGGTGATGAGGACGATTATTTCCAGAGCAATCTGTTCACCGTCGCTCGACGCCGGGTTGTTTGGCTGTCGGTGTTGGTTGTGGCCAGCTTTGTCACTTCAGAGGTGATTGCTCTCAATGAAGAGGTGCTCAAGCAGGTCGTGCTTCTTGCGGCGTTCATTCCGCTGTTGGCAGGAACCGGCGGCAATGTCGGTGCCCAGAGTTCCACCGTGGTCATCCGGGGCTTGAGCACGCAGAGCATCACCTCCCTTGGCCAGTTCAGGGCTGTTGCGCGCGAAGCGACCGCAGGGCTTTTGCTGGGACTGTTGATGATGCTGTTGGTGGTTCCTTTTGCTTGGTGGCGTGGTCAAAGCCCGCTGGTGGGGTTGTCGGTGGGGACAAGTCTGTTGGCCATCACAACCTTGGCTGCAACGGCCGGTGCTGCGTTCCCTCTGCTGTTCAACCGTCTGGGCTGGGATCCGGCGCTCATGTCCACGCCGTTCATCACCACCTGCACTGATGTAGTGGGCACTCTGATTTATCTAAAAACCGCTGCGTGGCTCTTGCTCAACATGCCCCAGCTGCTCACAACCACAGGTATTTCTACCCAATTACTCGTTGCAGCCCATTTCTGA
- a CDS encoding RpoD/SigA family RNA polymerase sigma factor: protein MAPAIAAAPVATPLKAVPSKAAPSKASVGKPVAVRSAGADVDLVRSYLRDIGRVPLLSHQQEITLGRQVQELMDLEAQEAELSDQRGGETVPAAELAKAAGLSAAQLKRKLQAGRRAKERMVAANLRLVVSVAKKYTKRNMELLDLIQEGTIGLVRGVEKFDPTRGYKFSTYAYWWIRQGITRAIAEKSRTIRLPIHITEMLNKLKKGQRELSQELGRTPSVTELAGFVELPEEEVKDLMCRARQPVSLEMKVGDGDDTELLDLLAGDGELPSEQVEGECLKGDLGDLLGQLPELQERVLRMRYGMDGEDPMSLTGIGRVIGISRDRVRNLERDGLAGLRRLSDQVEAYVAC from the coding sequence ATGGCACCTGCTATCGCCGCTGCGCCCGTAGCGACTCCTCTCAAAGCTGTTCCTTCAAAAGCAGCACCCTCCAAGGCTTCTGTCGGTAAGCCTGTAGCTGTTCGTTCAGCAGGTGCCGACGTTGACCTGGTGCGTTCCTACTTGCGGGACATCGGACGTGTGCCGCTGCTGAGCCATCAGCAGGAGATCACGCTGGGGCGTCAGGTGCAGGAATTGATGGATCTGGAAGCCCAGGAAGCGGAGCTGAGCGATCAACGCGGCGGAGAGACTGTGCCGGCGGCGGAGCTGGCCAAGGCAGCAGGACTGAGTGCAGCGCAACTGAAGCGCAAGCTTCAGGCTGGTCGCCGCGCCAAGGAACGGATGGTGGCGGCGAATCTGCGACTGGTGGTGAGTGTGGCCAAGAAGTACACCAAGCGGAATATGGAACTGCTGGATCTGATCCAGGAGGGAACGATCGGCCTGGTGCGTGGTGTGGAGAAGTTCGACCCGACCCGTGGCTACAAGTTCAGCACCTATGCGTACTGGTGGATCCGTCAGGGGATCACGCGTGCGATTGCGGAGAAGAGCCGGACGATCCGTTTGCCGATCCACATCACGGAGATGCTGAACAAGCTGAAGAAAGGTCAGCGTGAATTGAGTCAGGAGCTTGGCCGGACGCCATCGGTGACGGAACTGGCTGGATTTGTGGAGCTGCCTGAGGAGGAGGTGAAGGATTTGATGTGCCGTGCGCGTCAGCCTGTGAGCCTGGAGATGAAGGTGGGCGATGGCGATGACACCGAACTGCTGGACTTGTTGGCGGGTGATGGCGAACTGCCGAGTGAGCAGGTGGAAGGCGAGTGCCTGAAGGGAGATCTGGGCGATCTGCTGGGCCAGCTGCCGGAACTGCAGGAGCGTGTGTTGCGGATGCGCTACGGGATGGACGGCGAGGATCCGATGAGCCTCACCGGCATCGGTCGGGTAATCGGAATTAGCCGCGATCGGGTCCGCAATCTGGAGCGGGATGGTCTGGCGGGTTTGCGTCGACTCAGCGATCAGGTTGAGGCATACGTTGCCTGTTAA
- a CDS encoding methyltransferase domain-containing protein, with amino-acid sequence MPSHRSNVNQDLLSRIPRTGLRILDIGCGDGSLGLAFKSFKPTSLYVGVEFAPENVQVASQSLDQVICGDIEDLNLSIPLINDKKYDCIIYNNVLEHLKEPWSVLESHLDLLADEGTILACVPNVQHWSVLADLLNGNRPLSDQGLFGRTHLSWFTRNTILERFRSLNLSIYELYPRIFDLDQSKEFVSKLLPALNNLELEPQVVHAGMAPLQYVVTAGRLPKIPLFVEGFSTLQPTSMAEVRLAQPLRSLCSCPGVQATVHMNQMQLPSNAGHVKRILIWQRPIFRLRQFDFDNIQKLLKSDYILVIDWDDDPDHWPVLAQDNYVSFQMVHAVQVSKPELAEMIKKWNPNVAVFPNMIERLAPLASPGVKRAGSGLRMFFGALNRENDWEPLIEDLNKVLSSDHDFWSVSVVHDRKFYDSLELPNSRKSFVPICPHSTYIEEMSRCDFVFLPLLDNRFNQFKSDLKALEAAANGLAVLASPVVYQSSVRPGITGELFDSPSQMVAHLSAWRRNPDLVKKMGFNGRRWVAEERMFAYQVAEREAWYRQLADRQQQLNQELLARVPQLKASISS; translated from the coding sequence ATGCCAAGCCATCGCAGCAATGTCAATCAAGACTTGTTGAGCAGAATTCCTCGAACGGGTTTAAGGATTCTGGACATTGGTTGTGGTGACGGATCGCTCGGGTTGGCTTTTAAATCGTTCAAGCCAACTTCATTATATGTTGGAGTTGAATTTGCTCCGGAAAACGTTCAAGTAGCAAGCCAGAGCTTAGATCAAGTAATTTGTGGGGATATTGAAGATTTAAATCTAAGTATTCCATTGATTAATGATAAAAAATATGACTGCATTATTTATAATAATGTGCTCGAGCATTTAAAAGAACCATGGTCTGTTCTTGAAAGTCATCTGGACCTTCTTGCTGATGAAGGAACAATTCTCGCTTGTGTTCCCAATGTTCAGCATTGGAGTGTTCTGGCGGATTTATTGAATGGTAACCGGCCCTTGAGTGATCAAGGTCTGTTCGGCAGAACTCACTTGAGTTGGTTCACGCGCAATACAATTCTGGAACGGTTTCGATCGCTAAATCTTTCCATTTATGAGCTTTACCCCAGAATTTTTGATCTCGATCAATCCAAAGAATTTGTTTCAAAGCTTTTACCTGCTTTGAACAATCTTGAGTTAGAACCCCAAGTCGTCCATGCGGGCATGGCCCCGTTGCAATATGTGGTTACCGCAGGCCGCTTGCCAAAAATTCCGCTGTTTGTAGAGGGCTTCAGTACTCTTCAGCCCACATCAATGGCGGAAGTTCGCCTGGCTCAGCCTCTGCGTTCTCTTTGCAGCTGTCCCGGTGTGCAGGCAACAGTTCATATGAATCAAATGCAGTTGCCTTCAAATGCTGGACATGTGAAACGTATTCTGATCTGGCAACGACCAATTTTTCGTTTGCGGCAGTTTGATTTTGACAATATACAAAAATTACTCAAAAGTGATTATATCTTGGTCATTGATTGGGATGATGATCCAGATCATTGGCCAGTTCTTGCTCAAGATAACTATGTTAGTTTCCAAATGGTGCATGCTGTTCAGGTCTCCAAGCCTGAACTTGCTGAAATGATAAAAAAATGGAATCCCAATGTGGCTGTTTTCCCCAATATGATTGAACGTTTGGCGCCTTTGGCGTCGCCTGGCGTGAAGAGGGCTGGTTCGGGTCTGAGAATGTTTTTTGGAGCCCTTAATCGTGAAAATGATTGGGAGCCGCTCATCGAAGATTTGAATAAAGTTTTGAGTTCAGATCATGATTTTTGGAGCGTTTCTGTTGTTCACGACAGGAAATTCTATGATTCGCTTGAATTGCCCAATTCTCGAAAGTCTTTTGTTCCTATTTGCCCTCATTCCACCTATATAGAAGAGATGTCGCGCTGTGATTTTGTTTTTTTACCCTTGCTCGATAATCGTTTTAATCAGTTTAAATCTGATCTCAAAGCCTTAGAAGCAGCTGCAAATGGCCTGGCGGTCTTGGCAAGCCCTGTCGTCTATCAATCTTCCGTGCGGCCTGGTATTACAGGTGAATTGTTTGATTCACCTAGTCAAATGGTTGCGCATCTTTCAGCTTGGAGACGAAATCCTGATCTCGTCAAAAAAATGGGTTTCAATGGTCGTAGGTGGGTTGCAGAAGAACGGATGTTTGCCTATCAAGTGGCTGAACGTGAAGCCTGGTACCGCCAGCTTGCCGATCGGCAGCAGCAGCTCAATCAAGAGTTGCTCGCGAGAGTTCCTCAATTGAAGGCCTCAATATCTTCTTGA
- a CDS encoding alpha/beta fold hydrolase: MAATTHQSLVPAESIWTWKQADGSSLEVAWQCYADTSEHKQNSTVPSVVLVHGFGASSNHWRHNLPVLGQQTPSYALDLIGFGGSSQPQALLAGEQPALDQADHSQALVYSFDLWGKQVADFCKAVVQGPVLLVGNSIGGVVCLRAAQLLEEQCKGVVLIDCAQRLMDDKQLANQPAWMAWIRPLLKTLVSQRWLSTALFRNAARPRVIRSVLKQAYPSGDNVDDQLVELLYQPTQRSGAAEAFRGFINLFDDYLAPELMTNLPIPVHLIWGEKDPWEPLAEAERWTKTFSCVQSLKIIDGAGHCPHDEAPDRVNTALKKILRPSIEELSRATLD, encoded by the coding sequence ATGGCAGCGACGACGCATCAATCGCTGGTGCCAGCTGAATCAATCTGGACCTGGAAACAAGCCGACGGCAGCAGCCTTGAGGTGGCCTGGCAGTGCTATGCAGACACTTCAGAGCACAAGCAGAACAGCACTGTTCCCTCTGTCGTCCTGGTGCACGGCTTCGGCGCCAGCAGCAATCACTGGCGTCACAATCTGCCTGTGCTGGGGCAACAAACCCCTTCCTATGCCCTTGACCTGATTGGCTTTGGCGGCAGCAGCCAGCCTCAGGCACTGCTGGCAGGCGAACAACCTGCTCTAGACCAAGCAGATCACAGTCAAGCCCTCGTTTATAGCTTCGATCTCTGGGGCAAGCAGGTTGCCGACTTCTGCAAGGCAGTGGTGCAAGGTCCGGTGCTTTTGGTCGGCAACTCGATTGGCGGAGTCGTGTGCTTACGCGCCGCGCAACTGCTTGAAGAGCAATGCAAAGGAGTGGTGCTGATCGACTGCGCTCAACGGCTGATGGACGACAAGCAACTGGCAAACCAACCAGCCTGGATGGCCTGGATCAGGCCGCTCTTGAAGACACTGGTCAGCCAACGCTGGCTGAGCACAGCCTTATTCCGCAATGCTGCACGCCCAAGAGTGATCAGAAGTGTTTTGAAACAGGCTTACCCCAGTGGCGACAACGTGGACGATCAGCTCGTTGAGCTTCTGTACCAGCCAACGCAACGCTCTGGAGCAGCGGAAGCTTTCCGAGGTTTCATCAATCTGTTTGATGACTACTTAGCACCCGAGCTCATGACAAACCTACCTATTCCTGTGCATCTGATCTGGGGAGAAAAAGATCCCTGGGAACCACTCGCAGAGGCTGAACGCTGGACTAAAACATTTAGTTGCGTTCAATCATTAAAGATCATCGACGGGGCAGGTCATTGTCCTCACGATGAAGCACCAGATCGAGTGAATACTGCCCTCAAGAAGATATTGAGGCCTTCAATTGAGGAACTCTCGCGAGCAACTCTTGATTGA